The following proteins are encoded in a genomic region of Streptomyces sp. NBC_01723:
- a CDS encoding serine hydrolase domain-containing protein — MAMAMAIGVAGSASAGSAASASPTSDHARTSDHARLRAALHRITTVDGAPGALAEVRTRRGGRTVLTSGVADVRSRTPVRGDSRFRLGSMTKPFVATVLLQLVGERRVHLDAPVERYLPGVVRGHGNDGRAITVRQLLQHTSGVPDFLQYLRPQEIVADPLAHRDTRELLDIALAHPPTFEPGTGWRYSNTGYLVIGMIIEKVTGRSYGDEIRRRVIRPLHLHDTFAPGDASGIPGPHPRGYARPGPDAPLVDVTAVSPTIGGAAGELISSASDVNRFMAALLHGALLRPAQQREMMRTRPTGGSDGRAYGLGLESSPLPCGGLYWGHTGDFLGYETATGIAGGRQVTVMANLGPGASDAQSDDIEAAVETALCEGRRTSRH; from the coding sequence ATGGCCATGGCCATGGCCATCGGGGTCGCGGGGAGCGCGTCGGCAGGCAGCGCCGCCTCGGCCTCCCCCACGTCGGACCATGCCCGGACCTCGGACCACGCCCGGCTGCGCGCCGCCCTGCACCGCATCACCACGGTCGACGGTGCGCCCGGAGCGCTCGCCGAAGTACGCACAAGGCGCGGCGGCCGTACGGTGCTCACCAGCGGAGTCGCCGACGTGCGGAGCCGCACGCCGGTGCGTGGTGACAGCAGGTTCCGGCTCGGCAGCATGACCAAGCCGTTCGTGGCGACGGTCCTGCTGCAGTTGGTGGGAGAGCGGCGCGTGCACCTCGACGCGCCGGTGGAGCGCTACCTGCCCGGCGTCGTCCGCGGGCACGGGAACGACGGACGGGCGATCACCGTCCGGCAACTGCTCCAGCACACCAGCGGCGTACCCGACTTCCTCCAGTACCTCCGCCCGCAGGAGATCGTCGCGGACCCGCTGGCCCACCGCGACACCCGCGAACTCCTCGACATCGCGCTCGCCCACCCCCCGACCTTCGAACCGGGGACCGGCTGGCGCTACTCCAACACCGGCTACCTCGTCATCGGCATGATCATCGAGAAGGTCACCGGCCGTTCCTACGGCGACGAGATCCGGCGACGCGTCATCAGGCCGCTGCACCTGCACGACACCTTCGCGCCGGGCGACGCCTCCGGCATCCCCGGACCGCACCCGCGCGGGTATGCACGGCCCGGCCCGGACGCGCCGCTCGTGGACGTCACCGCCGTCAGCCCGACGATCGGCGGCGCGGCCGGCGAGCTGATCTCCAGCGCCTCCGACGTCAACCGGTTCATGGCGGCACTCCTGCACGGCGCGCTGCTGCGCCCGGCACAGCAGCGGGAGATGATGCGGACCCGTCCGACCGGCGGCTCGGACGGCCGGGCCTACGGCCTCGGTCTGGAGAGCTCGCCGCTGCCCTGCGGCGGTCTCTACTGGGGACACACCGGTGACTTCCTCGGCTACGAGACGGCCACCGGCATCGCCGGCGGCCGACAGGTGACCGTCATGGCGAACCTCGGCCCGGGCGCCTCGGACGCGCAGAGCGACGACATCGAAGCGGCCGTCGAGACCGCCCTGTGCGAAGGCCGCCGCACCTCACGCCACTAG
- a CDS encoding dihydrofolate reductase family protein — translation MTTTYTFDVFSSLDGFGAAGGDWTGYWGKQGPELLDHRLALYDEEQRMVFGANTYRAFAQMLAESTEGSDVRDPWVTRMRNLPTTVVSTTLEGPLDWPDATIAGGDAVDVVARLKEESEVPLRSHGSLSMNRALMAAGLVDRVQVTLFPVITGKSGLDPVFQGADDFDLELIDRRTLDGHIQELVYRPTPHA, via the coding sequence ATGACCACCACATACACGTTCGACGTCTTCTCCAGCCTCGACGGCTTCGGTGCCGCCGGGGGCGACTGGACCGGTTACTGGGGCAAGCAGGGCCCCGAGCTCCTCGACCACCGCCTCGCGCTGTACGACGAGGAGCAGCGGATGGTCTTCGGGGCCAACACGTACCGGGCGTTCGCCCAGATGCTGGCCGAGAGCACCGAGGGGTCCGACGTGCGTGACCCCTGGGTCACCCGGATGCGGAACCTGCCGACGACCGTGGTGTCGACCACGCTGGAGGGGCCCCTCGACTGGCCGGACGCGACCATCGCCGGCGGTGACGCCGTCGACGTCGTCGCCCGGCTCAAGGAGGAGTCGGAGGTGCCGTTGCGCTCCCACGGCAGCCTGTCGATGAACCGGGCCCTGATGGCCGCCGGCCTCGTCGACCGCGTCCAGGTGACGCTGTTCCCGGTGATCACGGGGAAGAGCGGGCTCGACCCGGTCTTCCAGGGCGCGGACGACTTCGATCTCGAACTGATCGACCGGCGAACGCTCGACGGCCACATCCAGGAGCTGGTCTACCGGCCGACGCCGCATGCGTGA
- a CDS encoding FadR/GntR family transcriptional regulator, with amino-acid sequence MTPYARRGVHGQTVEALARRILGGRIPEGATLDLVALQSELDVSLTALRESLKVLAAKGMVDARQKRGTFVRSRADWNLLDADVLRWQFEGGGSAGSDLALLRDLAEVRAIVEPAAVRLAAGRRTDDDLAALDAALAAMGEEDPDPARAVAADLAFHRALLAATHNELLERMEMVISSGLAHRDRIVHSSPHSGDPVPAHRAVLDAVRDRDPRAAEAAMRALLDQAGRDQERIGNPDDLRDPDSTGVTGNAGHTERQPH; translated from the coding sequence ATGACGCCCTACGCCCGCCGCGGCGTACACGGCCAGACCGTGGAAGCCCTCGCCCGCCGCATCCTGGGCGGACGGATCCCCGAGGGGGCCACGCTCGACCTGGTCGCGCTCCAGAGCGAGCTGGACGTGAGCCTGACCGCGCTGCGCGAGTCGCTGAAGGTGCTGGCCGCCAAGGGCATGGTCGACGCCCGGCAGAAGCGCGGCACCTTCGTCCGCTCCCGCGCCGACTGGAACCTGCTCGACGCCGACGTCCTGCGCTGGCAGTTCGAGGGCGGCGGCAGCGCCGGCTCCGACCTCGCACTGCTGCGCGACCTCGCCGAGGTGCGGGCCATCGTGGAACCGGCCGCCGTCCGCCTCGCCGCCGGCCGCCGCACCGACGACGACCTCGCCGCGCTGGACGCCGCGTTGGCCGCGATGGGGGAGGAGGACCCCGACCCGGCCCGCGCCGTGGCGGCCGACCTCGCGTTCCACCGCGCCCTGCTCGCCGCCACCCACAACGAACTCCTCGAACGCATGGAGATGGTGATCTCGTCCGGGCTCGCGCACCGCGACCGCATCGTGCACAGCTCCCCGCACAGCGGCGACCCGGTACCGGCCCACCGGGCGGTCCTGGACGCCGTCCGCGACCGCGACCCGCGGGCGGCGGAGGCGGCCATGCGAGCCCTGCTCGATCAGGCCGGCCGCGACCAGGAGCGCATCGGCAACCCCGATGACCTGCGCGACCCCGACAGCACAGGCGTTACCGGCAACGCCGGCCACACGGAAAGGCAGCCCCACTAA
- the dgoD gene encoding galactonate dehydratase encodes MKITRIETFLVPPRWLFCRVETDDGVVGWGEPVVEGRAEVVRAAVDVLAEQLIGKDPLRIQDHWQILTKGGFYRGGPVLSSAVAGLDQALWDIAGKTYGAPVHALLGGPVRERVRVYAWVGGDEPAALAEQIAAQVEAGFTAVKMNGAGAVSPLTTPAETAAVVDRVAAAREALGPDRDVAVDFHGRFTAASSRRVLAELAPLHPLFVEEPVVPEQSHLLSRLAAATDIPLATGERLYGRSEFLPVLAAGVAVAQPDLSHAGGISEVHRIASLADTYGALLAPHCPLGPIALAASLQVAFATPNFLIQEQSRGIHYNKSADLLTYLVDTEPFRFEDGHAPRSDAPGLGIDIDEKAVRAADRDGHAWRNPVWRHADGSFAEW; translated from the coding sequence GTGAAGATCACCCGCATCGAGACGTTCCTGGTCCCGCCGCGCTGGCTGTTCTGCCGCGTCGAAACCGACGACGGCGTGGTCGGCTGGGGCGAACCCGTCGTCGAGGGCCGCGCCGAGGTCGTCCGCGCCGCCGTCGACGTCCTCGCCGAGCAACTGATCGGCAAGGATCCCCTGCGCATCCAGGACCACTGGCAGATCCTCACCAAGGGCGGCTTCTACCGCGGCGGCCCCGTCCTGTCGAGCGCCGTCGCCGGCCTCGACCAGGCCCTGTGGGACATCGCCGGCAAGACCTACGGGGCACCCGTGCACGCCCTGCTGGGCGGCCCCGTGCGCGAGCGGGTCCGGGTCTACGCCTGGGTCGGCGGCGACGAGCCCGCCGCGCTCGCCGAGCAGATCGCCGCCCAGGTGGAGGCCGGCTTCACCGCGGTGAAGATGAACGGCGCCGGAGCCGTCTCACCCCTGACGACCCCCGCCGAGACCGCGGCCGTCGTCGACCGGGTGGCCGCCGCCCGCGAGGCCCTCGGACCGGACCGCGACGTCGCCGTCGACTTCCACGGCCGCTTCACCGCCGCGAGCTCCCGCCGGGTCCTGGCGGAACTCGCGCCGCTGCACCCGCTGTTCGTCGAGGAACCGGTCGTCCCCGAGCAGAGCCACCTGCTGTCCCGGCTCGCCGCGGCCACCGACATCCCCCTCGCCACCGGCGAACGCCTCTACGGCCGGAGCGAGTTCCTGCCCGTGCTCGCCGCGGGCGTCGCCGTCGCCCAGCCCGACCTCTCGCACGCCGGCGGCATCTCCGAGGTGCACCGCATCGCCTCGCTCGCCGACACCTACGGCGCCCTGCTCGCCCCGCACTGCCCGCTCGGCCCGATCGCCCTCGCCGCCAGCCTCCAGGTCGCCTTCGCGACGCCGAACTTCCTCATCCAGGAACAGAGCCGGGGCATCCACTACAACAAGAGCGCCGACCTGCTGACCTACCTCGTGGACACCGAGCCCTTCCGCTTCGAGGACGGCCACGCGCCCCGCAGCGACGCGCCCGGCCTGGGCATCGACATCGACGAGAAGGCCGTACGCGCCGCCGACCGCGACGGGCACGCCTGGCGCAACCCGGTGTGGCGGCACGCCGACGGATCGTTCGCCGAGTGGTGA
- a CDS encoding bifunctional 4-hydroxy-2-oxoglutarate aldolase/2-dehydro-3-deoxy-phosphogluconate aldolase, whose amino-acid sequence MDLRAALAAHRLVAIVRGADADAALRTVLTLAEEGVDLIEVSLTGEDALRVIERAREALGPDRPLGAGTVLTADDARAAHRAGADFAVTPGLGEGVPAARELGMPVLAGVMTPTDILTARTLGATALKIFPAAQAGGPDYVKALRGPFPHEPLVPVGGVDEVAARAHLAAGATAVGVGSPLIGDAADGGSLDDLRARARAFRAAVREARP is encoded by the coding sequence GTGGATCTGCGAGCGGCCCTGGCCGCCCACCGACTCGTCGCCATCGTGCGCGGAGCCGACGCCGACGCCGCGCTGCGCACCGTACTGACCCTGGCCGAGGAGGGCGTGGACCTCATCGAGGTGTCACTGACCGGCGAGGACGCCCTCCGGGTCATCGAGCGCGCCAGGGAGGCTCTCGGCCCCGACCGGCCGCTGGGCGCCGGCACGGTCCTCACCGCCGACGACGCGCGGGCCGCCCACCGGGCCGGCGCCGACTTCGCCGTCACCCCCGGTCTGGGCGAGGGCGTCCCCGCCGCCCGCGAGCTGGGCATGCCCGTGCTGGCCGGCGTCATGACGCCCACCGACATCCTCACGGCACGCACCCTCGGCGCCACGGCACTGAAGATCTTCCCGGCCGCCCAGGCCGGCGGTCCCGACTACGTCAAGGCGCTGCGCGGTCCCTTCCCGCACGAACCGCTCGTGCCCGTCGGCGGTGTCGACGAGGTGGCCGCCCGCGCCCATCTGGCGGCCGGCGCCACCGCCGTCGGCGTCGGCTCCCCGCTGATCGGCGACGCCGCGGACGGCGGCAGCCTCGACGACCTCCGCGCCCGCGCCCGCGCCTTCCGCGCCGCCGTCCGGGAGGCCCGGCCGTGA
- a CDS encoding sugar kinase codes for MSAVSPRRPAPGPVVCVGETMAAVSPAPSDTLDSAESVRLSVAGAESNVAMYLADHGLPVSWLSAVGDDALGRRVRAAVGKAGVDVSGVRTDPARPTGLLLKDPGAEGTRVHYYRQGSAASALGPGVLDDDRLGGAALLHLTGVTPALSGSCRALVERALHAPRAERPHAVSFDVNHRAALWPPDTAPSVLRGLADRADITFVGLDEAQDLWGAGLTAADVRGLLSGPRVLVVKDGGRGATAFTEDGACAVPALRTDVVEPVGAGDAFAAGFLAGLWRGAGLTRALRLGHITAASALRVVGDHGPLPDAATIEALLDLTDEDWKAPARP; via the coding sequence ATGAGCGCCGTGAGCCCCCGGCGTCCCGCACCGGGTCCCGTGGTCTGCGTGGGGGAGACCATGGCGGCCGTGTCGCCCGCCCCGTCCGACACCCTGGACAGCGCCGAGTCCGTGCGTCTCTCGGTGGCGGGTGCCGAGTCGAACGTCGCCATGTACCTCGCCGACCACGGGCTGCCCGTCTCCTGGCTGTCGGCCGTCGGGGACGACGCGCTCGGCCGACGGGTGCGGGCGGCCGTGGGGAAGGCGGGCGTGGACGTCTCGGGCGTGCGGACCGACCCGGCCCGGCCGACCGGCCTGCTGCTGAAGGACCCGGGCGCCGAGGGTACCCGCGTGCACTACTACCGGCAGGGCTCGGCGGCCTCCGCCCTGGGCCCCGGCGTCCTGGACGACGACCGGCTCGGCGGGGCCGCCCTCCTGCACCTGACCGGCGTCACCCCGGCACTGTCCGGGTCCTGCCGGGCCCTGGTGGAACGGGCGCTGCACGCGCCGCGTGCGGAGCGTCCCCACGCGGTCAGTTTCGACGTCAACCACCGCGCCGCGCTGTGGCCGCCGGACACCGCTCCCTCGGTACTCCGCGGCCTGGCCGACCGCGCCGACATCACCTTCGTCGGCCTCGACGAGGCACAGGACCTGTGGGGCGCCGGGCTGACCGCCGCCGATGTCCGCGGGCTGCTGAGCGGCCCTCGCGTCCTCGTCGTCAAGGACGGCGGGCGGGGCGCGACCGCGTTCACCGAGGACGGGGCGTGCGCGGTGCCCGCCCTGAGGACGGACGTCGTCGAACCGGTGGGCGCGGGAGACGCGTTCGCCGCCGGATTCCTCGCCGGACTGTGGCGAGGCGCCGGCCTGACCCGGGCCCTGCGCCTCGGCCACATCACGGCGGCGTCCGCGCTGCGCGTGGTCGGGGACCACGGGCCCCTGCCCGACGCGGCCACGATCGAGGCGCTGCTGGACCTCACCGACGAGGACTGGAAGGCGCCCGCCCGGCCCTGA
- a CDS encoding fascin domain-containing protein produces the protein MRRTTSVLLSLSALVAASALAAPAAAAAPVGDRPAAAPAGWEAVDASALARITDDADARRAPLAAGDSASAAAAEPELLAVQSVRNNRFVATEASYPAPNTGVQRARSAEFGGSWESFAFEWDEATQTYALRSLANNRYVAVEKNYTGNARNVLRARSTSVGGWERFVLFYNEGLDRYALQSTLNGLFVTMENGYTGSLQYALRARSAEITGSWEEFVLYDIGA, from the coding sequence GTGAGACGTACGACCTCTGTCCTGCTGTCCCTGAGCGCCCTGGTGGCGGCGTCCGCACTGGCCGCTCCCGCGGCTGCGGCCGCACCGGTGGGCGACCGGCCGGCCGCCGCGCCCGCCGGCTGGGAGGCGGTGGACGCGTCCGCGCTGGCGCGCATCACCGACGACGCGGACGCCCGACGGGCCCCGCTCGCCGCCGGAGACAGCGCCTCGGCGGCGGCCGCGGAGCCCGAACTGCTGGCCGTGCAGTCGGTCCGCAACAACCGCTTCGTGGCGACCGAGGCGAGCTACCCCGCCCCGAACACCGGCGTGCAGCGCGCCCGCTCCGCCGAATTCGGCGGTTCGTGGGAGAGCTTCGCCTTCGAGTGGGACGAGGCCACCCAGACCTACGCGCTGCGGTCCCTCGCGAACAACCGCTACGTGGCGGTGGAGAAGAACTACACCGGCAACGCGCGGAACGTCCTGCGCGCCCGTTCCACGAGCGTGGGCGGCTGGGAGCGGTTCGTCCTCTTCTACAACGAGGGCCTTGACCGCTACGCGCTTCAGTCCACGCTGAACGGGCTCTTCGTCACCATGGAGAACGGCTACACCGGTTCGCTCCAGTACGCGCTGCGCGCCCGCTCCGCCGAGATCACGGGTTCGTGGGAGGAGTTCGTCCTGTACGACATCGGCGCCTGA
- a CDS encoding DUF2269 family protein: MKLSRPARRALLVVHVVASAGWLGLTLGLLALGLTAAATASPDTVEAGVRGMKLFADWLLLPLAVLTLVSGVVLALGTAWGLARHRWVFTKFWLTLATTTATVFALRPGVNAAFTAVAAGESLPDAGDVLFGPVVSLSAYVFMTVISVLKPWGPTRRGRRLRRRPGGLRREGTVRSMTS; this comes from the coding sequence GTGAAACTCAGCCGACCCGCACGCCGGGCCCTCCTAGTCGTCCACGTCGTCGCCTCCGCCGGCTGGCTCGGGCTCACCCTCGGGCTGCTGGCCCTCGGACTGACCGCGGCCGCCACCGCGTCCCCCGACACGGTGGAGGCCGGTGTCCGCGGCATGAAGCTGTTCGCCGACTGGCTGCTGCTGCCGCTCGCCGTCCTCACCCTGGTCAGCGGAGTGGTGCTGGCCCTGGGCACGGCGTGGGGCCTGGCCCGGCACCGGTGGGTGTTCACCAAGTTCTGGCTGACCCTGGCCACAACGACCGCCACGGTCTTCGCGTTGCGTCCCGGCGTGAACGCGGCGTTCACCGCCGTCGCCGCGGGCGAGTCACTGCCGGACGCCGGGGACGTGCTGTTCGGGCCGGTCGTCTCACTGTCCGCCTACGTCTTCATGACGGTGATCTCGGTCCTCAAACCCTGGGGGCCGACGCGCCGCGGACGCCGGCTTCGCCGCCGCCCCGGCGGGCTGCGACGGGAGGGGACGGTTCGTAGCATGACGTCATGA
- a CDS encoding NADPH:quinone reductase has protein sequence MNGTVLDVMRAAYIDAVGPADAIRHGPLPVPPVGPTDVLVRVSAVAVDPVDTFVRSGAYATPLPLPFVVGRDLVGEVALAGSGAAGFTPGQRVWCNSLGHAGRQGSFAEYAAVAAERLYAAPPGIAAEHLVAAAHPAASAWLALFRHGRLRAGQTVYVGGGAGNVGGAAVALAARAGARVVASARAEDAPSVRELGAAEVLDHRSPDLAERVRRAAPDGYDVHLDTSGHGVLADAVESLAMGGRLVAMVGLGGGPSPLPVSRLYTRDASIVGFAISNATTADLAEAAEGVVGVLTETPWRPRVADRLPLSMTAEAHRRLEAGEVRGRLVLTPS, from the coding sequence ATGAACGGCACAGTCCTCGACGTGATGCGGGCGGCGTACATCGACGCCGTCGGTCCGGCCGACGCCATCCGCCACGGCCCCCTCCCGGTGCCGCCGGTGGGACCCACCGACGTGCTCGTGCGGGTGTCGGCCGTGGCGGTCGACCCCGTCGACACCTTCGTACGGTCCGGCGCCTACGCCACACCGCTGCCGCTGCCCTTCGTCGTCGGCCGCGACCTGGTGGGCGAGGTCGCCCTGGCCGGTTCCGGCGCGGCGGGCTTCACCCCCGGGCAGCGCGTGTGGTGCAACAGCCTGGGCCACGCGGGCCGGCAGGGCTCCTTCGCCGAGTACGCGGCGGTCGCCGCCGAACGCCTCTACGCGGCGCCGCCCGGCATCGCCGCCGAACACCTCGTGGCCGCCGCCCACCCGGCGGCCTCCGCCTGGCTGGCGCTGTTCCGGCACGGACGGCTGCGGGCGGGCCAGACCGTGTACGTCGGCGGCGGCGCCGGGAACGTCGGCGGCGCGGCGGTGGCGCTGGCCGCCCGCGCCGGGGCCCGGGTGGTCGCCTCGGCACGTGCCGAGGACGCGCCGTCGGTCCGGGAGCTGGGCGCCGCCGAGGTCCTCGACCACCGGTCGCCCGACCTCGCCGAGCGGGTGCGCCGGGCGGCGCCCGACGGTTACGACGTCCACCTCGACACGTCGGGGCACGGAGTGCTCGCCGACGCCGTGGAATCGCTGGCCATGGGCGGACGGCTGGTCGCGATGGTGGGGCTGGGCGGCGGGCCCTCCCCGCTGCCGGTGAGCCGGCTCTACACCAGGGACGCGAGCATCGTGGGCTTCGCCATCAGCAACGCCACGACCGCCGACCTCGCCGAGGCGGCCGAGGGAGTCGTGGGCGTACTCACGGAGACGCCGTGGCGGCCGCGTGTCGCCGATCGGCTGCCGTTGTCGATGACGGCGGAGGCCCACCGCCGGCTGGAGGCCGGGGAGGTGCGGGGGCGGCTGGTCCTCACACCCTCGTGA
- a CDS encoding thioesterase family protein has protein sequence MNTSTATPDSYYERIDEHRYKPTSRAGGAWSADEQHFSPLGGLIVHAVDRHLAGREGAAMSLSRISFDILGRPALDECEIRVETVRPGRTIELVEATVLIAGRSVTRARAWLLADVDTGAVAGGGADRLAAPETLAPWPMDTAWPGGYIASLDVRPVAPPLPGRTTAWVSTGLDLVAGETASPLASYVTLVDTANGIAVRQSPREWMFPNVDLTLHLHRAPRGPWTGLDTTVVFGPTGQGITSTVLHDVDGPVGHAQQMLTVRPLG, from the coding sequence TTGAACACCAGCACCGCGACCCCGGACAGCTACTACGAGCGGATCGACGAGCACCGCTACAAGCCCACCTCGCGCGCCGGCGGGGCGTGGAGCGCGGACGAGCAGCACTTCAGTCCGCTCGGCGGACTGATCGTGCACGCCGTCGACCGCCACCTGGCCGGGCGGGAGGGTGCGGCCATGTCCCTGAGCCGGATCAGCTTCGACATCCTCGGCCGCCCGGCGCTGGACGAGTGCGAGATACGGGTGGAGACCGTCCGCCCCGGCCGCACCATAGAACTGGTCGAGGCGACCGTGCTCATCGCGGGCCGGTCCGTGACCCGGGCCAGGGCGTGGCTGCTGGCCGACGTGGACACCGGTGCCGTGGCGGGCGGCGGCGCGGACCGGCTCGCCGCGCCGGAGACCCTCGCCCCCTGGCCCATGGACACCGCGTGGCCCGGCGGATACATCGCCTCCCTGGACGTGCGCCCCGTGGCACCGCCGCTCCCGGGCCGTACCACCGCCTGGGTCTCCACCGGCCTCGACCTGGTCGCCGGGGAGACGGCGAGCCCGCTGGCCTCCTACGTCACCCTGGTGGACACCGCCAACGGCATCGCCGTACGGCAGTCGCCGAGGGAGTGGATGTTCCCGAACGTCGACCTGACCCTGCACCTGCACCGCGCGCCCCGCGGCCCCTGGACCGGCCTGGACACCACCGTCGTCTTCGGCCCCACCGGCCAGGGCATCACCAGCACCGTGCTGCACGACGTCGACGGCCCCGTGGGCCACGCGCAGCAGATGCTGACCGTCCGCCCACTGGGGTGA
- a CDS encoding DUF2945 domain-containing protein, with protein sequence MARNRGKGEDLEKGDKVTWSSHGSRAEGEVEKKITKRTEAAGRTVDASPDDPQYKVRSDKSGGSAVHKPSALKKK encoded by the coding sequence ATGGCGAGGAACCGGGGCAAGGGCGAGGACCTGGAGAAGGGCGACAAGGTCACCTGGAGCAGCCACGGCTCCCGGGCCGAGGGCGAGGTGGAGAAGAAGATCACCAAGCGCACGGAGGCCGCGGGCCGCACGGTGGACGCTTCGCCCGACGACCCGCAGTACAAGGTCCGCAGCGACAAGTCGGGCGGATCGGCGGTGCACAAGCCGTCGGCGCTGAAGAAGAAGTGA
- a CDS encoding DUF3140 domain-containing protein: MDGDELQEIRDGFRELVNMAPADLEAWLETDESQDAGHHQDGGESTGHASGRRIVRIQRTNKEDLSDDDYEHMRKVVGYVRRHLAQRPSGDVEESRWRYSLMNWGHDPLA; the protein is encoded by the coding sequence ATGGACGGTGACGAGCTGCAGGAGATCCGGGACGGCTTCCGTGAGCTGGTGAACATGGCGCCGGCCGATCTGGAGGCGTGGCTGGAGACAGACGAGTCCCAGGACGCCGGTCACCACCAGGACGGGGGCGAGTCCACCGGACACGCGTCCGGCCGCCGGATCGTGCGGATCCAGCGGACGAACAAGGAGGACCTCTCGGACGACGACTACGAGCACATGCGCAAGGTCGTCGGCTACGTCCGCCGGCATCTGGCCCAGCGACCGTCGGGCGACGTCGAGGAGTCCAGGTGGCGCTACTCGCTCATGAACTGGGGCCACGACCCCCTCGCGTGA
- a CDS encoding cryptochrome/photolyase family protein has product MTTSVVLFTRDLRLHDHPPLRAALDGSAAVVPLFVRDRAVDAAGFAAPNRLAFLADCLRDLDAGLRERGGRLIVRSGDLVEEVCSVAGEAGADEVHMAADVSGHAHRREELLRDALGARGCRLHVHDAVTTVLAPGAVTPASSDHFAVFTPYFRRWSECSVRDALAAPRKVRVPDGVDSEPLPSRSDLTGLSPGLSAGGEEEARKRLTAWLRDGITGYAERHDDLAGDDTSRLSPHLHFGALSPVELVHRARDKGGAGAEAFVRQVAWRDFHAQVLSARPHASTADYRTRHDHWRTGARADEDIAAWKDGRTGYPVVDAAMRQLRHEGWMHNRARLLTASFLTKTLYIDWRVGARHFLDLLVDGDVANNQLNWQWTAGTGTDTRPHRVLNPTAQARRFDPDGAYVRRWVPELAGLEGRLVHEPWRLTGRERAKYDAYPDPVVDLAEGLDRFKRARGRD; this is encoded by the coding sequence ATGACCACGTCGGTCGTCCTGTTCACCCGCGACCTGAGGCTGCACGACCATCCGCCGCTGCGCGCGGCCCTCGACGGGTCCGCGGCCGTCGTACCGCTGTTCGTCCGCGACCGGGCCGTCGACGCGGCCGGATTCGCCGCGCCCAACCGGCTCGCCTTCCTCGCCGACTGCCTGCGCGACCTGGACGCGGGGCTGCGGGAGCGGGGCGGGCGGCTGATCGTCCGCTCCGGCGACCTGGTCGAGGAGGTGTGCTCGGTGGCCGGCGAGGCGGGGGCCGACGAGGTGCACATGGCGGCCGACGTCAGCGGGCACGCCCACCGGCGCGAGGAGCTGCTCCGGGACGCCCTCGGGGCGCGGGGCTGCCGACTGCACGTGCACGACGCGGTGACGACCGTGCTGGCGCCGGGGGCGGTCACGCCGGCCTCCTCCGACCACTTCGCCGTCTTCACGCCGTACTTCCGGCGCTGGAGCGAGTGCTCCGTCCGGGACGCGCTGGCCGCGCCCCGCAAGGTCCGGGTCCCGGACGGCGTCGACTCGGAGCCGCTGCCGAGCCGAAGCGACCTCACGGGACTGTCCCCGGGGCTGTCGGCCGGCGGCGAGGAGGAGGCCAGGAAACGTCTGACGGCCTGGCTGCGCGACGGCATCACCGGCTACGCGGAGCGGCACGACGACCTGGCCGGTGACGACACCTCGCGCCTCTCCCCGCACCTGCACTTCGGTGCCCTCTCCCCCGTCGAGCTGGTGCACCGCGCCCGCGACAAGGGCGGTGCCGGCGCCGAGGCGTTCGTGCGGCAGGTCGCCTGGCGGGACTTCCACGCCCAGGTGCTGTCCGCGCGGCCGCATGCCTCGACGGCCGACTACCGCACCCGGCACGACCACTGGCGCACCGGTGCCCGGGCCGACGAGGACATCGCCGCCTGGAAGGACGGGCGCACGGGCTACCCGGTCGTCGACGCGGCCATGCGCCAGTTGCGCCACGAGGGCTGGATGCACAACCGGGCCCGGCTGCTGACCGCCAGCTTCCTCACCAAGACGCTCTACATCGACTGGCGGGTGGGCGCCCGGCACTTCCTGGACCTGCTCGTGGACGGCGACGTGGCCAACAACCAGCTCAACTGGCAGTGGACCGCCGGTACCGGCACGGACACCCGCCCGCACCGCGTCCTCAACCCCACGGCCCAGGCACGGCGCTTCGACCCGGACGGGGCGTACGTGCGGCGGTGGGTGCCCGAACTGGCGGGTCTGGAGGGGCGGTTGGTCCACGAGCCGTGGCGGCTGACGGGCCGGGAGCGCGCGAAGTACGACGCCTACCCGGACCCGGTCGTCGACCTCGCCGAGGGCCTGGACCGCTTCAAACGGGCCCGCGGACGCGACTGA